A section of the Parasteatoda tepidariorum isolate YZ-2023 chromosome 6, CAS_Ptep_4.0, whole genome shotgun sequence genome encodes:
- the LOC107453943 gene encoding Iroquois homeobox protein 6a, with the protein MSYTQFGYSTYAASSPIVIGSSTAQNACYERNSPETHLYPRIPSYAAPSYQPDSNLDPATAASFYTPTLNSTYGMKEGSDPWRSISQSYYYDPTLAAYGYGGLDFNGARRKNVTRDSTSTLKAWLNEHRKNPYPTKGEKIMLAIITKMTLTQVSTWFANARRRLKKENKMTWEPRNKAESEDPKKEQKDEDDEDEKPPRIGNNTEIGGPDETYRSSISDRHHYEDASVDALHATLEASSSGFTPSSQSSSPDIGPMETYMASHHRSSKDSTTVSSCFSGDHLYKPKIWSLADTATNKVLEMPYANDLSSNGWSPTKTPYQSCAAIPFQRFGSCNLHGFNPITLQTDTPPQTPPNMKMVSGHQAVPSSASYIEPHGGGAYLNLCPSQDTITDGQIRDEKMETFAGNHPSVLSGSTSSNQNPPSDCIPEDYEEPPRYAVR; encoded by the exons ATAGTGATTGGAAGTTCGACCGCACAAAATGCCTGCTATGAGCGCAACAGTCCCGAAACGCACCTCTATCCCAGGATTCCCTCCTACGCCGCTCCTTCTTATCAACCGGATTCGAACTTAGATCCTGCCACCGCTGCTTCTTTTTATACTCCCACATTA AACTCTACTTATGGAATGAAGGAAGGTTCTGATCCATGGAGGAGTATATCACAGTCCTACTACTACGATCCCACCTTGGCGGCTTACGG GTATGGAGGTTTAGACTTCAACGGAGCGAGAAGGAAGAACGTAACGCGGGATTCCACGAGTACCCTCAAAGCCTGGCTAAACGAACACAGGAAGAACCCTTACCCAACCAAGGGAGAGAAGATTATGCTGGCCATCATCACCAAGATGACACTCACACAG gTGTCAACATGGTTTGCCAATGCGCGGCGTCGCTTAAAGAAAGAGAACAAAATGACGTGGGAACCGAGGAACAAAGCGGAATCCGAGGATCCTAAGAAGGAGCAAAAAGATGAGGATGATGAAGACGAAAAACCTCCCCGCATCGGCAACAACACAG AAATAGGAGGACCCGATGAAACGTACCGATCTTCGATCAGCGACCGTCACCACTACGAAGATGCTTCTGTTGATGCGCTACATGCCACACTGGAGGCTTCGTCCAGTGGCTTCACTCCGTCCTCTCAGAGCTCCTCACCGGACATTGGTCCCATGGAGACATACATGGCCTCTCACCACAGGTCATCCAAGGATTCCACAACAGTCTCTTCATGCTTCTCAG GCGATCATCTCTACAAACCGAAGATCTGGTCTCTGGCAGACACAGCTACAAACAAAGTTCTAGAGATGCCTTACGCGAATGATCTCTCATCTAACGGATGGTCGCCAACAAAAACTCCATACCAAAGTTGTGCCGCCATTCCTTTCCAGAGGTTCGGTAGCTGCAATCTCCATGGATTCAATCCTATCACTCTCCAGACAGACACTCCGCCACAAACCCCGCCCAACATGAAAATGGTGTCCGGACACCAGGCAGTGCCTTCATCAGCCTCATACATTGAACCACACGGCGGTGGTGCCTACCTAAACCTCTGTCCCTCCCAAGACACCATCACGGATGGACAAATTAGAG atGAAAAAATGGAGACTTTTGCTGGTAATCACCCATCCGTACTATCTGGCAGCACATCGTCCAATCAGAATCCTCCATCAGACTGCATACCTGAAGACTACGAGGAACCACCCCGATATGCCGTTCGATAG